From the genome of Deinococcus aerolatus, one region includes:
- the hemA gene encoding glutamyl-tRNA reductase, translated as MTLACPTARQFVARSPLPAPDPLDFVVVGLNHHSAPVEVRERAAVRAGEEDALLAHLSRHAREVMLLATCNRTEVYLAGLSGDPLSAFQGAWGHALEDHLYSHSGEEAVTHLYRVASGLDSLVIGETQIQGQVKRAWQAANARGLSGPLLNKIAQGALAAGKRVRTETGLSDSVVSVSSAAVELAELALGGLAGRTALIIGAGETAELTLTHLRAAGIEDVIVVNRTAERARQLAARLGGRVCAAEFLHEALPEADVVIASSAAPHYVLNGEAVAAALAARGSGDRPMFFIDISVPRILDPDIAAVRGAHLLNLDDLTAVVHHNLQGRRAALPQAGAIIREAASDLSRWHLTRTAQQTLQGRGAPRELAVASD; from the coding sequence ATGACGCTGGCGTGTCCCACCGCCCGGCAGTTCGTGGCCCGCTCGCCGCTGCCCGCGCCTGACCCACTGGATTTTGTGGTGGTGGGTCTCAACCACCACAGCGCCCCGGTGGAGGTCCGCGAACGCGCCGCCGTGCGGGCCGGCGAGGAGGACGCGCTGCTGGCGCACCTGTCGCGCCACGCCCGCGAGGTCATGCTGCTGGCGACCTGCAACCGCACCGAGGTCTACCTGGCCGGGCTGAGCGGCGACCCGCTCTCGGCGTTCCAGGGGGCCTGGGGCCACGCGCTCGAAGACCACCTGTACAGCCATTCCGGCGAGGAAGCCGTGACCCACCTGTACCGCGTCGCGTCCGGGCTGGACAGTCTGGTGATCGGCGAGACCCAGATCCAGGGTCAGGTCAAGCGCGCGTGGCAGGCGGCCAACGCCCGTGGCCTCAGCGGCCCGCTGCTGAACAAGATCGCCCAGGGGGCGCTGGCTGCCGGCAAGCGGGTGCGGACCGAGACGGGCCTCAGCGACAGCGTGGTCAGTGTGTCCAGCGCCGCCGTCGAACTGGCCGAGCTGGCACTGGGCGGGCTGGCGGGGCGGACCGCCCTGATCATCGGCGCGGGCGAGACCGCCGAACTGACCCTGACCCACCTGCGCGCCGCCGGGATTGAGGACGTGATTGTGGTCAACCGCACCGCCGAACGCGCCCGTCAGCTGGCCGCCAGACTGGGAGGCCGCGTCTGCGCCGCCGAGTTCCTGCACGAGGCGCTGCCGGAGGCCGATGTGGTGATCGCTTCCAGCGCCGCGCCGCATTACGTCCTGAACGGCGAGGCCGTGGCGGCGGCCCTGGCGGCACGCGGAAGCGGGGACCGTCCCATGTTCTTCATCGACATCAGCGTGCCGCGCATTCTGGACCCGGACATTGCCGCCGTGCGGGGGGCGCACCTGCTGAATCTGGATGACCTGACTGCCGTGGTCCACCACAACCTGCAGGGCCGCCGCGCCGCGCTGCCGCAGGCCGGGGCCATCATCCGCGAGGCCGCCTCGGACCTGAGCCGCTGGCACCTGACCCGCACGGCCCAGCAGACGCTGCAGGGACGCGGCGCACCGCGCGAACTGGCGGTGGCCAGCGACTGA